The following proteins are co-located in the Bubalus bubalis isolate 160015118507 breed Murrah chromosome 23, NDDB_SH_1, whole genome shotgun sequence genome:
- the HMX3 gene encoding homeobox protein HMX3, with translation MPEPGPDAPGTASAQPPPPPPPPPAPKESPFSIKNLLNGDHHRPPPKPQPPPRTLFAPASAAAAAAAAAAAAAKGALEGAAGFALSQVGDLAFPRFEIPAQRFALPAHYLERSPAWWYPYTLTPAGSHLPRPEASEKALLRDSSPASGTDRDSPEPLLKADPDHKELDSKSPDEIILEESDSEEGKKEGEAAPGAAGASVGAAAAAAATPGTEDWKKGAESPEKKPACRKKKTRTVFSRSQVFQLESTFDMKRYLSSSERAGLAASLHLTETQVKIWFQNRRNKWKRQLAAELEAANLSHAAAQRIVRVPILYHENSAAEGAAAAAAAAGAPVPVSQPLLTFPHPVYYSHPVVSSVPLLRPV, from the exons ATGCCGGAGCCCGGGCCGGACGCCCCCGGCACTGCTAGCGCGCAGCCCCcaccgccgccgcccccgcctcCCGCGCCCAAGGAGTCCCCGTTCTCCATCAAGAACCTACTCAACGGAGACCACCATCGGCCGCCCCCTAAGCCGCAGCCGCCCCCACGGACGCTCTTCGCTCCGGCCtcagcagccgccgccgccgccgccgctgcggcCGCTGCTGCCAAGGGAGCCCTGGAGGGAGCCGCGGGCTTCGCGCTCTCGCAGGTGGGCGACCTGGCTTTCCCCCGCTTTGAGATCCCGGCGCAGAGGTTTGCCCTGCCCGCGCACTACCTGGAGCGCTCCCCGGCCTGGTGGTACCCCTACACCCTGACCCCCGCCGGCAGCCACCTCCCGCGACCTGAAG cCTCGGAGAAGGCCCTGCTGCGAGACTCCTCCCCCGCCTCGGGCACCGACCGCGACTCCCCCGAGCCGTTGCTGAAGGCCGACCCAGACCACAAGGAGCTGGACTCCAAGAGCCCGGACGAGATCATTCTGGAGGAGAGCGATTCGGAGGAAGGCAAGAAGGAGGGTGAGGCGGCGCCGGGCGCGGCCGGGGCGAGcgtgggggcggcggcggcggcggcagcgacGCCGGGCACCGAGGACTGGAAGAAGGGCGCCGAGAGCCCGGAGAAGAAGCCCGCGTGCCGCAAGAAGAAGACGCGCACGGTCTTCTCGCGCAGCCAGGTCTTCCAGCTCGAGTCCACCTTCGACATGAAGCGCTACCTGAGCAGCTCGGAGCGCGCCGGCCTGGCCGCGTCCCTGCACCTCACCGAGACGCAGGTCAAGATCTGGTTCCAGAACCGCCGCAACAAGTGGAAGCGGCAGCTGGCGGCCGAGCTGGAGGCGGCCAACCTGAGCCACGCCGCGGCGCAGCGCATCGTGCGCGTGCCCATCCTCTACCACGAGAACTCGGCCGCAGAGGGCGCAGCGGCCGCGGCTGCGGCCGCGGGGGCCCCGGTGCCGGTCAGCCAGCCGCTGCTCACCTTCCCGCACCCCGTGTACTACTCGCACCCGGTGGTCTCGTCCGTGCCGCTGCTCCGGCCTGTCTGA